In Ovis canadensis isolate MfBH-ARS-UI-01 breed Bighorn chromosome 11, ARS-UI_OviCan_v2, whole genome shotgun sequence, the DNA window TTCATCCCTCTGTGTCATACTTTTCTCTGTGAGTGTGTAATCTGGAGTGTACTTCTCCAAATATGTCCGCGTACAACCGTGGAAGGCTCACGTGTCTCGTGTGCGGTTCTGCCCACTCCATGTGCACCGATGTGCTCACCTATCTGCGCACGCACTTTGTTGCGTGGCAGTGTGTGTACTTATGATGGCCCCATGCTCGGGTCCTCACATCTGTCTGTTTCTGTGCATTTGTCTGGGGCTTTTGTACTTTGAGGTTTAGGGTAGAAGAAACTTTAATTCCTTGCTTTTAAGCAATCTGAGCTGGccaggaaagggagaaggggaggcaTGAAGAGGCGGCCACTTTTCTCTCTGTAACTTTCTTCATCTTGGAAGGGGAGAGACAGCAGTCGCCCAGGGACTTGCTGCCAGAATTTCTCCCTGGCTGCCCCAGGTACGACGGCAATGCTACTCGGAGAAGGGGTGAAGGAAAAGCACTGGAGAGGGGAGACTAGAACTGAAGGGCCCCTCCTCTTCACCCTTCCTTGACCTGGGAGAAGCCAGGAGACAGATGGGAGAGAGGGgaagatatgaaaaagaaatactttGGGGTCCGTGAAGTTTTCTTTACCACCCTAATTGTTAAAACATTACTCATCTCTTGGAACAGAGGTTCCCAGGCGAAGGGCGGGGGGCGGTTACAGGAGTTTTTGCAGAGGCCTGAAGCCCATCCCCACACATTGGTCTTGGCCACTGCCTTTCCCCACCTTGCTCGCCAGCCCCCTCTTGGCACCATCACCTTCCCCCAGGCCAAATGAGCCCTGGCAAGGAAAGGGTTATCCCAGGTGAAAATTAGGGGTGGGAAACACCTGCAAGATGCTTTTCTGAAGGAATAAGCTTCAGTGGCCCCAAGGACAGAAAGCTGAGAGGAGACAATGGCAAGAGCTGAGGTTAGACACCAGGCAGAGCTAGAAAGCTGATTATCAGATcaggggaggagaaagaagggtGTATCGTTACCTGCTTGGAAGCAAGAAGTAAGTTTTGTCCTCTCTGTCCTTTCCCCTCTCTACCGACATCCCTTATACATTCTGGGGAAGTCCTTGATCTCTAAGGCCTCATCTACACAAGCCTCAGCTACCCGGATAACATTCCATTGACTCTGGATACAATCCCAGAGGCAAGTTCAGGCATCCAAACCCAAGTGAGGTTTGGAGCTGAGTAATCAGCTGCTAGGGATATGCAGACCTTTTGTCGGGGGAACaaccagctccccacccccatcttgcTGGAAagatctggggtgggggaggagcaaTCTGTCACTCTATCTTCCCAGCCCTCTCCCACCTACACAAGCTCCCTCTTCCCACCTGCAAGTAATTTGGCCAATGGGAGGGCAGTTCAGATGGCAGTGTGGAATCCCTCTAGATCTGTGTGTgcttggtggggagggggctaaCTCCTTTTCCCCCAGACCCCCTGTGCCCTTTCTCTCTTCACAGCAGCAAATTACTTGTAATTATCTCACATTGCAAGCCTTCAGGAGCTGCTCCCCAAATTGCTTTAATTGAATTAATTGAATCTCATTTTGTTGGGGGAGAGATGGGGAACATGTCTTAAAATAGCCTTGGGGGAGAGGGAAGAACAGCCCCAAGTCAGTTTTCTTGTGGCTGAGACCCATGCAACTGAGAGAGTGAGCTCTAGGCACAGCTGCTGGTGCTTCTACATTTAAGACCTTGCCTGTGTCTGGCTCTCAGGGGTGCTGATCCAGGATGTGTGGAATTCTCTAGTCTTCAGCCCCCTTTCTCCTGCTTGCTCTGAATGGATGGCAGTGGCAGTATGAACTCAGCCTCGCTGTGACCCCTCCTCTTCAATACATACAGCAGCTATAAACACCATTTATTATtaatgagtgcttactatgttccaggcaccaTGTCAAACATGTTACAAGCACTATCTCTTTCCAACATCACAACCACACTGGGAAGCAGGTCCTATTAAAGTTCCCATcttgggagaaggaaaaggaggctgaaggagaggttaagcaactttccAAAAGTCACACAGCAGAGCAGGACTCTTTGGAGGCCAAAACTCCAGTTCTAAACCATTCTATAGTGTTCCCCCCTCCCCCTTAATGACCCAATTTTCCCAGAGAGGTGTCTGCACAGAAAGGAACCCCAGGCTCCCTTCCTGCAGCTCCAGTGGtttgtgggaagagaagggggtgccTCTCCCACTGAGGTCCAATCCCATCAGCTGTTATGAGCCCAGGGAAACTGGACCAGCTCCAAAGTGGACAAGGATTCCTGTTTCCGCTGGAAAGGGAGGGGGGCACTGTCAGCTCAGCTGGCCTCTGGCTGGAAGAGTAATTATACTCCTGCTACTTGACTTTACAACTTAGGCTGTTGTTTTAACGATGCGACTCGTGTAGGGCTGTCCAATTAATCTCGCCTTTGGAGGCTTTCCTAGATGGGGCGGTAGATGTTATCTCAGGGCTGTGGAAAGAAGAGTGCAGCAACGTGCTGTGGGGGGAGAACAGCTGCCCTAAGGGCGTGTGgcctcagtgaagacccagaggaGGAACCTGGGGCTGGGGCCACCAGAAGCCAGTGGAAATGGGGGTTGGTGGCCAGGTGCAGGAGGTGTCAATGTGGAAGGAGCAGGGGTCTCTTCTCCTGGACCTTGGCTTTGGTCCACCCTGTGCCATCTGTCACCCCCAGAAGACCACTCCATGTGTGTTTTGGGGAGTAGGGGGTGGCCCCTCAGGGCCTCAGAGGGATTGACTGCAGGCCTCCTGAGGTGGGGGCCTCCCACTGCCTCCCCTACATAATACTCCAACTCGGGCTTGTCTCTATCCAGTCTGGGTTGGCGTGAAGTGCCTGGGTGGGCTTTCCAGCTTGCTAGGGAAAAGGTTTAGGTAGTAAGAGGGAAGTCTGACTTGGGAGCTTCTAGCCTGGCATTGGAGGTCCCTCCTCCAAGGCCTTGGGCCAGACTGGACTGGATTCCCTGAATTATTTGCCACCTTCTGTCCTCAACCCCCTGCTAGAGAGAGAGAGTTTGTACTATGCAGTCACTGTCCCCTGTACTTCCCTAGCCTGGCACTTACTAGACAAGTGGCTGGTCATTCTCTAGCTCCCTGTTAGCCCACAGGGACTGCCTCAGTCACCTTGATATACCTAGGACCTAACACAGAACAGGGGCTCTTTACACGTCTAGATGGAGAAGTCCAGTTCCTTCCAGggttttccttctcctctccctcctgctcccctTTCCACTAGGTGAGTTTGGGCCTTTCCACCCCTCAAGAGACACTTCTCCCAGGGGAGAACTGGACTGGCTCAGTGAGTGTGTCCTCTCCCAAGGTGAGCAGGAACTCTCCCTGGACTCAATGTGGACACAGAGATGTATCCGGTTCCCTCCAGAACTAGGCCAGGAGAGCATCTGCTATAATGATCACTCAGACTTTGATCATTCCCAGTATTAACATCTTCTGGTTTCACACTGGTTTGTCTGAAAATGTGGACATTATTAAAACATTCCAGAGCTAGAACCAGATAGCCAGGTAGAGGTAGAGGACTCAGTGCCTCTAGTTCAGTGCTGAAAGAGCCAgctgggagagaagagaaagctgagcaatCAGCTCTAGAAGTCAGAACATGAACAGACCTCAGCCAAGGCCTGGGTTTCTGTTACAAACTTTAATTTCTGGATGTTCATCATATGGGGGATGCTGAGAGCTTGCAGGGGGAGTGCTGCTAGTCAGACTGGATATAAATACAAGCAGTTCCTTTGGGCTGAGTTGGCTATGAGGAGCTGAATTGCTAGGTTCACCCCATCTGTTTGGGACATCTCTACTTAAACATCCAAGAATCTGTTTGTCCCTATTCTCCACAAAGTTTTACACTACTGAGTTCCAGAGAGTGCATGCATGTGGATTTGTTTAGGTATTCGGGATGGGAATCAGactcttaataaatacttgttgaactTGATGGATAATTGGATCCATTATCTACTCAAAGTGAGAAGATATGGGGGAAAGAGGAGCTTTCTTAGGAAAGGAGCAAAAATTACCCATAGGTCCACAAAAGTCCACATTTTTGGTATCCCATCTTCTTCACAGGATGGTAAATAGATGTATCAGTTACGGGggtaaaaaaaatctagaaaaatcagTGGGTGTGTCTCAGTGGTGGTCAATTTGAAAACTCTGGATGTCCGCTTCTGTCCACGTCAATGGGCTGGGTAAGGCCCAGGgcacacaaagagaaaaaacacTCAGTGTTTGTTGCTGGTTGAACCCCAGACTGTAGTGGGCCTGCAGTCATTTCAAGAAGGAGTGACAAGACTAGGGGTCGTGGGAAGTCTGAACTCCAGCCAATAAGTTTTTTTCCAGAGCCGCTGACTGGAGGGAAAGTGTCCAGTcctgggtgggagtggggcaAAGGCCAAGGCTATTTGAGTTATGAGGCAAGGAGGAAAAGACTCACCACCCCATCCTTTTCCTCCTCTAGCTCCTCATCCTCCTGAGAACACCCATCTGTATCTGGTTTCCTCCCAGCCCAGAGAGGGTGCAGGTGGGCTGGGTCCTGCCTGGGCTCTGTAGGAGGCTGGGGCCTGACCTGCTCCTCCTCAGACTCACATCATCTGAGGTGGAGCTAGGACATCTGGGGAGTGATGCTGATACCAGGCTCCAAAGCTGTTGCCATAGCCACCGGTGGGCAGGGCCCCTGCCTTGGGTAGATCCCAGAAGGCTGGAAGAGGTGAACAGGGAGACAGGGAGGGGGACCTCCCAGAGAAGTCCCCTTCCTGTCCCCCAGAGTTCTGCTTCAGGAGCTTCTTATACTTGGAGCGTTTGTTCTGAAACCAGATCTTTACCTATGGGGAGAAAAGGGGGAACAACGGAAGATCAGGAGGAGTGACCAAGGGAGAGGGGTCCAGCAAGAGGGAGTCACTCATCCTGGGAGAAGAGCAGATGTGGGGAACATTGGCTCCAGGCCTCCAAAGCCCCTGAAGGCCCTGAATTCCTGCCTCTGAGTTAGTATCCAGTTCTCCCAGTCTGGGTACCCTCTTATACGCCCTGAATCGCCCCACCCCTTTTACATCCCCCATCCCCTCCTACCCCCCACCCTTTTTAACACACTCCCCTAGTCTACTCGGGGGCCAGCTAAGGGAATTGTGAAAATAAGGCTGGGGACTCATCAGTCATTCACACCTGAGGGTGAGTTCCCAGGGAACACACTTGGGGAAGGCTGGTGGAGGATGGGACTGGCCCCACCTGCGTCTGGGTGAGGCCGAGCTGCGCGGCCAGCTGGGCCCTCTCGGGCAGCGCCAGGTACTGCGTGTGCTGGAAACGCTGGTTCAGGTGTTGCAGCTGCAGACTCGAGTAGATGGTCCTCGGCTTCCGGAGCTTCTTGGTCGAGGCCTGTGGGCGCCGCTCCGGGGGCTCCGGGGACAGCGGCGGCTTCTCCGAGTCTGGGGGGCGGCGCGAGACTGTGTGTGCACGGATAGAGGGGCGGACGCGCCGTCTCACTGCTTATCTGCATCTCGTTTGCATTCCGGCCACGAATTAGCAAAAGCTCAGGCACTGGGCTCGGCCCTGCTCTACCTTGCGCTCACCCTCCTTTCAAATCCCACGTCCACTGCGTGCCGGGTGGGACTAGCCGCAGCTCTTGCCCTCAGGGAGCTCCCACTCTCAACGGTCCAACGACCCTAAGAGAACAGCGCCAAGAGCCGGAGCGAGGGTAGGGGCGGCGCCCCGCGGCGGGAGGGCAGAGTTCAGCCGCGCGTGGTGGCGCCAgcttggggcggggcggggcagagGGCTGGGGCGAGGCTGGAGAGGACGAGGGAAGGGCATTCCGGGCGGAGAGAACTCAGACGCACTGTTCAGAGGCCAGGGTCAGTGTCTGCGTGGCAGCCTCCCCGCTGCCGGAAGACGGGTGGTCGGAGGGGCCAGACAAGAGTGGGCCTTGAACGCCAGGATGCGcagtcctcccagcatcagagtatggAAAGTGCCCCAGGCTTTGCCATCACCTCCCGTATTGTAAGGGCCTCCTTTCTCCTGAGGCACTCCCTCCAGGAAAACTGACGTCTCTTCCCTCCCCTAAGGCCGGCTGGCTGGAAGAGTAGGCTTTCAGGGGCCCTAGAAGCCGGTTAGTGCAAGGCTGCCCCCTCCTCCGCCCGGCTGCACTCACAGAGGGGTTCCCGATTGGCACGCAAAGTGACCGGGGTTCGGAGAGCGCAGGCCCTCGGGGCGGCTCCGGGATCGCGCTGCGGTGCCGCCGCGGGAGATGCGGCCAGCTTCTGCCTTCCCGTTCAGCCCCTCGAGGAACCTCGGTCGGGTCACAGCTCggccctgggatggggagggcaaGGGGTTCCCCTCTTCTGATTCGAGCGTCCCACCCTGCGCCACCCTACCGGGACTTCGAGACCGTTCGTGCAAAGGGCAGGGCCGGGATGGACGGAGCGGCCGAAATGTCCACGGGCTTAGGGTTCGTTGCCCGCCGCCAAGCTCAGCGGACCGAGCCCTGGGCCCCGGGTGCCTAAACGCAGAGGGGGTCCGACCGCGTCTCCCACCGCCCCGCCCCCGAATTCTTCCTCCTTTAGGGCTCACCACACCCACACTTCAGGTCCCCCGCCCTCGTCCGGCCGCGGTGACCCCGTGCCTTCACCTCCCCCGCATCCCTCACCCGTGGTCTCCGGCGCTACGGGCTTCTCAGATCCACCCCCCTGGACCCCCGCTTCAGCCAATTCCCAGAAAAACCGTTGGGTTTCCGCTCCCGCCCGCGCCTGTCGGGCCTCTCCTGCTTCAACCCCGCTGCTCGCCGCCCCGGGCCGGCCACTGAGCGACCACCCGCGCCTCTTGGGCTGCAGAAACTGAACAGTTCGAACTGAGGCAGAGACAGCAGGAAGCCTGCTTCAGCTGCGAAACTCTCAACGCCCTCCTCACCCTAATTCTCCCAGCAGACCCCACTCCTAGTTTCTTTCCCCACCGCTGCTTTCTCCACACCAGTTGCAGCAAGTCAGGACGAATCTGCCCAGGTCGCAATTCGGGAGTGCAAGGGCCTCCCTCGAGGCAGCGCAGCACCCGCCTGCTCATCGGGGCGGTGGCACACAGCTCACTTAGAGCCAAACCTCTCCCTGAGGCAGGGGTGAACAAAAGGGGGGCAAAAGGAAGACCCTCGCAAGTCCTCTCTCACACCCCAATCATTTAATCTAGAGTGAGCCAAATCCCTCAGGTTCAGTGAGGTTTTCGTTGGATCCGGGGAAACTTTGTAAAGAAAAGGCACTCTCCACTCTTTAGTCCTTAAACCAAGAAAAGGGAAGGTGAGACAGGACTGAAATTACCAACTGCAATTCCAAGATTTCTCTTAAGGACAGGGTTAACTTATTCCTATCCCACTaaacagacacacaggcacacacaaatGTACCACATTAGCATATACTGAAGAGAAGAGACCAAGGGATTCGGTTTTTTAGAAACCAGATTATTGGTAgaacaccccctcccccccacccccagctgctcCTCCTCCAACCACAGACCcagcagcagaaaagcagcagctCCAGTTTTGGAACAGAAGGCAGTTAACTTTGGGGGGGCTTTGAGGAAGTTCCCTAAAATCCTCTTTTCTGGCTTCATGCATGAAAGCCAATTTGCAAGAGCCAAGCCTGAAAAACAGGCTGTGTCCTTGATTCATTCACACACTTTCTTTggacctcagtttgctcatctgtacaTCAAGAAGGTTGAGCTCCTGAATCTCCAGGGTCATTCCTGGCTCTGACGTTTATGAGGTCATGTGTTTCAGCAGAGCAacaaggaaagagagggagacaTCTTGGTCCTGGGCTGATTCCAGCTAAGTCACTAAGTGAGTGTGCATCTTTGGAGGAAACTGTGCCAAAGACAGTTGTGGGGGCAATTTGGTGGGGGTAGGGAGTGCAGGGGAACTAAGCTCTAAACTCAAGCCAGTACAGAAGGATGTATGTGTTGTGTTGCATGGGTACAGCCCTGTGCAAGGCTAGGACCAGAAAGACAGGCCAGTTCCCTAGCTTGAGGCCACCCAGTGAGCACAAAGTTGCTCCAGGCAATGGAACTGGGGCTTGACCTACCCCAAAGGCAAGGGGTGTAGATAACAGGAATGGCCAGTTCTTTGGCTGGAAGGCTGAGATCTACTACCAGAGTCTGCCTGACCCGCCTGTGGCTACATTCTTACAATGATGGGTAGTAGGGTCTTAGCCCCTGACTCTACCAGGTCAGTGTTTGGTCTCTGTCTGACACATTCAGGCAACaggctggggagaaggggaagggccCCAGGATGTGCCCCCACTTCTACTGCCTTCCAGCTGGGACCTGATTTCTAGATATCAGGCTTTGGCTTGAGCACTGCTTTCTGAAATAAGAACTGGGAGAGGGGGGACAGTGAAGAGAGGAGGGGTGCAGGATGGAGAGAATCCTAGGGGAGAGGCTGGGCACCTACACCCACATCTGGATTGTTTCAGTTTTCCGTTACAAGTAGGTACACAACCCTGCTGCCccagggggtggggtagggagccCAGCCACCCGGCTTCACACACTGCAAATCGAAACCAGGTCGGTCTTGAAAAGAGACCTAGATCAGCtcgcccccgcccctcctccctgtctcccgccccatcccttcgccctccccccacccccagatcccTTGGAATCTGAATGAGGTCTGAATCCCGCCAGCTTCGCCCAACCAGGCGAGGGCGAAGTTTGGGGGCTCACTGGAACCGGACCCAGAGGTGGGCAGAGCCGCCGCGGCGGGACTTACCTGTCTCCCGCTCTTGAAGAGCCGGCTGAGATGGCGCGGTGGAGAGCTGGCAGGGCAGGTAGGAGTCTCCGGGGATCGCCGGCCCGCTGTAGGGATAGGGCAGAAGGTGGCCATACGGCCCAGAATAGGGCAAATCGGGGGCGGCTGCGGTTACGGGGGACAGGCCAAGCTGGTAGGCAGCCACTACCGATGGCACGGGGGCGATGTCCGGGAAGCCGGCTTTGGAGGCGTCCgggccagggagggggcagggcaaaGAGGTCATtgcggccggggccggggcccgAGGGCCTAGGCCATGGCCGGGCAAGGAGTCCGCTCCCTCCGCCAACTCTCTTTTCCGAGCCTCAGGCGTTGGGAGCGGATGAGCCCCTCAACCAGCCTTCCCCACAACTTATCCCGGGGAAAgtgtctctctgagcctcatcagCGGAAAGCCGGCGCCTGGGAAAGGGGTTCGAGGGGGGGAGGGTGTCCCCCATGACTTTTCCCCTCCCCCCTAAATCCATGGGCCCCCCACTCGGCAGGCTCTAGGGTTCGGTTCCCGGGACCCGACGGGGTCCCCGCCCACTTAAACGCAGCGGATTGGCTACCACACGCGGTGACCTCACGGAGGCCTGCAGCCGGGGCCTTCCCCTCACCTCCCCGCCCcgctcccacccccgcccccggggcAGCCCAGGGTAGGGAAATTCAGAACCAGGAGATGGGAGGCGAGCGGTGCGAACTCTCTATGCACTGCTGTCTCGGGATCCGCTGCAGAGAGGTGCTGGGTTGCAGGACGATTGGGGCAGTCTGGTCATAACGGCACAAAGGCAAGGAAGTCGACAGGGCGGCAATGCCCAAGGGCCGAGGGGAGCAGTGCCTTAGCGGAGGCGCTGTGGCTGCGGGGGCGAAAGGAACCTGCGGTCGCGCTCTCTGGCTCTGGGGGATCTGTGCGGCGGTTATGACCCTGCCGCTACGGACCAAGCCCGCCAGTCCCGCAGCTTATTCAGCGCGTCGGAATGCATGGCTGCCGAGCGCCGGCAGTATGTTGGTAAACACGCCGGGTCTGAGGAGGTGCCGCCCGGCGCCCAGCCGGCCCAGCACGCGCGCAGCGCGCACGCCCCCGCGGGGCGCCCTGGGCCAGGCACGCCGCGACCGCCGCGATTGCGTCTCACCACCACCGCaccccccgcgccccgccccgtccTCGCTTCCGCTTCCGGCAGGGGCCAGGGTTCGGTTGCGACACCGCAGCTCCTGCAGGCCCCCGAGGCCCAAGGAGGGATCTGCCGTCTGGGCTTCAGCCAGTGCGGCGCCCCGCCTTTCCTGGCGCCGCGTGAGGCTTCAGCCTCGCACGAAGCTGGACAAAATCTGGGAGTGGGAAGCGAGTCCAGTTTGATGGCTGCTCCTCGGAGGGAATTCCCTGCCGGGTGCTGGGAATACGGCAAGCCAGGTTCGTGGCCTCATCTTCCAGCCTGTGTACAGGGCCTGCCCCTAAATAGTATCCAAGACCTTGCTGGGCTGGTGTCTCTGTGGCCACAAGTATACAACTTCACAGGGACTCTATTCAAATACAACAGATACACTAGCGTATACCAGCACACCGGTGTCTACACGGATGTTCACATTAGCATCCCTCCACGAACAGAGGTTCATTTATGGATCTGCAAATACAGAGTATATGCTGTGATGTGTACACATCTACACACCCAAAGATGAATAGCAATGCCCTAAATAAAAGCACTGTGGTTGTCTCTCACACAGACCCACAACTATACAAGTCTAATTGATGGTGCACActctaaaataaagaaaacccaagcatataaatatttatatacttgTACCCATCCTATGAGACACACCAGTCCACACACATCTAAGCTGCTTCGTGTTAGGGGTGAGACAGTTACACACCAAGCCTGTCGGTCCTCACAGATTCCCCAGCATATCCATATACAAAGCCTCTGTCATTTGAGTGTGCAAACAATTCATGTTTGTACACACGTGTGTGCTCTCTTTATCAGGGTACAGAGTGAAGGCAGCGGTCTTAACAATTGGGGGGTAGGAGAGGACAACAATTGGAAGAAGAAGGAagcttagaaaaggaagagaaggcaggCACAACAGGGGTGGCCAGGATAAACCAAAAAATTGGGAAAAGTATGCAGTCAGTTGTCCTGAGGGAAGGAAGAGCAAGTCAGTTTCAAGATGATACGCCGTTGCAATGTAGAGAGATGAATTGTGCTGAGAAAACACTCCTCTGACACTTGGCTCTGGGTTTTCTCACCTGAAGTCTTGGAGCATCAAGAGAAGGAACTCTGTGAGGGAGTCCCCTCCTTTGGAGATCTGGGACCCACTTCCCTCTCATCCAGCAGGGTTTGCATGGTTGAGAAATGCAATTTCCATATGGgacctcctttcctcctttcttacCCAATTCCAGCTACGTCCTCACCACTTCCTTAGAACCGGGGCTAAGAACTTACAGGGATATAGCCTTCCAAAACTTCTTGCCACCATCATCTTCCTCTGGAGAGAGGCAGCCACACAACAGTACCATGGTGGGCTCCAGGGATGGCATCTCAGTGCacaccaaaagagaaaaatgttctttgaggctcctggtggctcagtggtaaagaatctgcctgccaatgcaggaaacatgggttgatccctgggtagggaagatcccctggaaagggaaatggcaacccaccccagtcttcttgcctgggaaatgccacaggcagaggagcctgacgggctatacagtccatggggtcgtacagtcagacatgacagaaactgagcatgcatgcatggctGTCGGAGAAGCTTTCACAAAGGAGGTGCTTTTGAGGTGGAACTTAGAGTTTGGGTTGCAGGCCCATGTATTCAGGAGTCCTTCCCTTGCAAGATCTAGGGAGAAAGGGCAAGGGCAGcttccccagaggcccctgaagCAGTGACTCTGGGCATTCTCTGAAGCCAGGGGATTCACTGGGACTCATAGTGAGAGCTTCTCCTAGGCTCTCAGGGGCCTTTGCTGAGCTCATGCAGCTCCATGCAGCAGTAGGCAACATCCTGCAGTCCTTTAGAATTTATGAAGTATTCACAACATCCAAGCCCTGTGCATCTTCACCAGAAATCTGTGAAGTGGCTAGTTATTATCCCCagtttaaaaacaaggaaatctCTACTTTCGTCACCACCTCCCTCTTCCCACGTGCTGGAGGCTGTGGGGCTTAGAAACTGGGAAACATCTTTAGGAAGCTTCCTGGTCTCAGATGTGGAATCCCCGTGGAGGGGTCCCCTCTGACCAGCGCCACAGCTTTGAAGCCTGGAGGGAGACTGGGGAGATATGGAAGGGATaggggaaaggtggaagggaTAGGCACCGGCTAGGAAGGGCTGTAAATCTGTGTTTgatgagaagggagggaggg includes these proteins:
- the DLX4 gene encoding homeobox protein DLX-4 isoform X3, producing MTSLPCPLPGPDASKAGFPDIAPVPSRAGDPRRLLPALPALHRAISAGSSRAGDRLGEAAAVPGAPGAAPTGLDQEAPEAEDHLLESAAATPEPAFPAHAVPGAAREGPAGRAARPHPDAGLDTFPPVSGSGKKLIGWSSDFPRPLVLSLLLEMTAGPLQSGVQPATNTECFFSLCALGLTQPIDVDRSGHPEFSN
- the DLX4 gene encoding homeobox protein DLX-4 isoform X1; this encodes MTSLPCPLPGPDASKAGFPDIAPVPSVVAAYQLGLSPVTAAAPDLPYSGPYGHLLPYPYSGPAIPGDSYLPCQLSTAPSQPALQERETDSEKPPLSPEPPERRPQASTKKLRKPRTIYSSLQLQHLNQRFQHTQYLALPERAQLAAQLGLTQTQVKIWFQNKRSKYKKLLKQNSGGQEGDFSGRSPSLSPCSPLPAFWDLPKAGALPTGGYGNSFGAWYQHHSPDVLAPPQMMTGHFPSSQRLWKKTYWLEFRLPTTPSLVTPS
- the DLX4 gene encoding homeobox protein DLX-4 isoform X2, which produces MTSLPCPLPGPDASKAGFPDIAPVPSVVAAYQLGLSPVTAAAPDLPYSGPYGHLLPYPYSGPAIPGDSYLPCQLSTAPSQPALQERETDSEKPPLSPEPPERRPQASTKKLRKPRTIYSSLQLQHLNQRFQHTQYLALPERAQLAAQLGLTQTQVKIWFQNKRSKYKKLLKQNSGGQEGDFSGRSPSLSPCSPLPAFWDLPKAGALPTGGYGNSFGAWYQHHSPDVLAPPQMM